One window of Candidatus Mycobacterium wuenschmannii genomic DNA carries:
- the mftE gene encoding mycofactocin biosynthesis peptidyl-dipeptidase MftE, translating to MNSSYHHRVVVQPDLGGSTSSQLRSMPVGLAIPVGSTEQHGPHLPLDTDTRIATAVAGAVTAGLADDPDLTWLAAPAIAYGASGEHQSFPGTISIGTDALATLLVEYGRSATCWAQRLLFVNGHGGNIAALGRAVALLRREGRDAAWCPCVIAGGDAHAGHAETSVLLHISPSEVRAESWQVGNRAPLSELLPAMRSGGVAAVSDVGVLGDPTTATAAEGERMLAEMVQDCLRRVQRWAPAADGTLA from the coding sequence GTGAATTCGTCTTACCATCACCGGGTGGTGGTCCAGCCCGATCTCGGGGGCTCTACGTCGAGCCAACTGCGAAGCATGCCGGTAGGGCTGGCAATTCCCGTTGGCTCCACCGAGCAGCACGGGCCGCACCTGCCTCTGGACACCGACACCCGAATCGCGACGGCGGTCGCAGGCGCGGTCACCGCCGGTTTGGCCGACGACCCGGATCTGACGTGGCTGGCGGCGCCGGCCATCGCGTACGGTGCCAGCGGCGAGCACCAGAGCTTCCCAGGAACGATCTCCATTGGCACCGACGCGCTGGCGACCCTGCTGGTCGAGTACGGCAGGTCGGCGACCTGCTGGGCCCAGCGCCTGCTGTTCGTCAACGGCCACGGCGGCAACATCGCTGCACTCGGCCGGGCCGTTGCGCTGTTGCGCCGCGAGGGCCGCGACGCGGCGTGGTGTCCGTGCGTGATCGCCGGCGGTGACGCACACGCCGGACACGCCGAAACTTCCGTATTGCTGCATATTTCGCCCAGTGAGGTCCGCGCGGAGAGCTGGCAGGTGGGCAACAGGGCGCCGTTGTCGGAGCTGCTGCCGGCGATGCGCAGCGGCGGAGTGGCCGCCGTCAGCGACGTCGGCGTCCTGGGCGACCCGACGACCGCCACCGCCGCCGAGGGTGAGCGGATGCTGGCCGAGATGGTCCAGGACTGCCTGCGGCGTGTCCAGCGCTGGGCACCGGCCGCCGACGGGACGCTCGCATGA
- the mftG gene encoding mycofactocin dehydrogenase MftG translates to MTEATLHSDVLIIGAGSAGSIVADRLSADPNCLVTVLEAGLGLADPVLRAETDNGVRLPIGAASPLVQRYQTRLTGRPDRRAAIVRGATVGGSGAVNGGYFCRGLRRDFDELGLPGWAWADVVEHFRAIETDLDFDGPAHGTSGPIRVQRTSQITGSTAVFVEAAQRNGFGWLPDLNDVGDTLPAGVGAVPLNIVDGVRMGPGAAYLLPALTRANLSLLTQTRALRLRMSHGRVTGVDALGPGGPITVTADRVVLCSGAIESAHLLMLSGIGEETMLRAAGVDVLAPLPVGTACSDHPEWVLPTTWLVATGRPVLEVVLSTPDDIEIRPYTGGFVAMVGDGTPGHPDWPHVGVALMRPRSRGRVALVSADPLVPPAIEHRYDSEPADVAALQSGCDLAREIVAPTTEVGEPAWSTSQHLCGTAPMGPAGDPTAVVDPRCRVHGVDGLWVIDGSVLPTITSRGPHATIAMLGHRAAEFVV, encoded by the coding sequence CTGACCGAAGCGACGCTACACAGCGACGTGCTGATCATCGGCGCTGGAAGTGCTGGATCCATTGTCGCAGATCGCCTTTCGGCCGACCCGAATTGCCTGGTGACGGTGCTGGAAGCCGGCCTCGGCCTGGCCGACCCGGTGCTGCGCGCCGAGACCGACAACGGCGTCCGGCTGCCGATCGGCGCGGCCAGCCCGTTGGTGCAGCGCTACCAGACCCGGCTCACCGGCCGGCCCGACCGCCGGGCGGCGATCGTGCGGGGGGCCACGGTCGGCGGTTCGGGCGCCGTCAACGGCGGCTACTTCTGCCGGGGCCTGCGCCGCGACTTCGACGAGCTCGGCCTGCCAGGCTGGGCCTGGGCCGACGTCGTCGAACACTTTCGTGCGATCGAGACCGATCTGGACTTCGACGGGCCCGCGCACGGCACCTCGGGGCCGATCCGCGTCCAGCGCACATCGCAAATCACCGGCAGCACAGCGGTTTTCGTCGAAGCGGCCCAGCGGAACGGGTTCGGGTGGCTACCCGACCTCAACGACGTCGGCGACACCCTGCCCGCCGGCGTCGGTGCCGTGCCACTCAACATCGTCGATGGGGTGCGGATGGGGCCCGGGGCGGCGTACCTGCTGCCCGCGCTGACCCGTGCCAACCTCTCGTTGTTGACCCAGACCCGTGCCCTTCGCCTCCGCATGTCGCACGGCCGCGTTACCGGGGTTGACGCGCTCGGCCCGGGCGGTCCGATCACCGTGACCGCTGACCGGGTCGTATTGTGCTCCGGGGCAATAGAATCCGCCCACCTGCTGATGCTGTCCGGGATCGGCGAGGAAACGATGCTGCGGGCCGCCGGCGTCGACGTGCTGGCCCCGCTGCCGGTGGGAACGGCCTGCAGCGATCACCCCGAATGGGTGTTGCCGACCACCTGGTTGGTTGCCACCGGGCGCCCGGTGCTGGAGGTCGTGCTGAGCACGCCCGACGACATCGAGATCCGGCCGTACACCGGCGGCTTCGTGGCGATGGTCGGCGACGGCACGCCGGGCCATCCCGACTGGCCACACGTCGGGGTCGCGCTGATGCGGCCGCGGTCCCGGGGGCGTGTCGCGCTGGTGTCAGCCGACCCGCTGGTGCCACCGGCCATCGAGCACCGTTACGACAGTGAGCCGGCCGACGTCGCCGCGCTGCAGTCGGGTTGCGACCTGGCGCGCGAAATCGTCGCGCCGACAACCGAAGTCGGTGAACCGGCCTGGTCGACATCGCAACATCTGTGTGGCACCGCCCCGATGGGCCCTGCCGGGGACCCGACGGCCGTGGTCGACCCCCGGTGCCGCGTGCACGGCGTCGACGGGTTGTGGGTGATCGACGGGTCGGTGCTGCCCACGATCACCAGTCGCGGGCCGCACGCCACCATAGCGATGCTGGGGCATCGGGCCGCGGAATTCGTGGTGTGA
- the mftA gene encoding mycofactocin precursor MftA (Mycofactocin is a small molecule electron carrier derived from the final two amino acids, Val-Tyr, of MftA, the mycofactocin precursor. It plays a role in redox homeostasis and the metabolism of alcohols and aldehydes in Actinobacteria, including Mycobacterium tuberculosis.), with the protein MEPNQQTDAETELVTETLVEEVSIDGMCGVY; encoded by the coding sequence ATGGAGCCGAACCAGCAGACCGACGCCGAGACCGAGCTCGTTACCGAGACCCTGGTCGAAGAGGTTTCCATCGACGGGATGTGCGGGGTCTACTGA
- the mftB gene encoding mycofactocin biosynthesis chaperone MftB (MftB, a small protein, is a peptide chaperone that assists the radical SAM enzyme MftC in performing two modifications to the C-terminal Val-Tyr dipeptide of the mycofactocin precursor peptide, MftA. MftB's role is analogous to the role of PqqD in the biosynthesis of PQQ, a cofactor that derives entirely from a Tyr and a Glu in the precursor PqqA.), which translates to MRGLLTVSAPAQGRLEFDLDLPWRLHPQVAVRPESFGALLYHFGTRKLSFLKNRTILAVVQSLADHPDVRAALRAAGVEDSQQHPYVHALGVLAGSHMLVPAEEERS; encoded by the coding sequence GTGCGGGGTCTACTGACCGTGAGCGCCCCCGCGCAGGGGCGACTCGAGTTCGATCTCGATCTCCCGTGGCGCCTGCATCCGCAGGTGGCCGTGCGCCCCGAATCTTTCGGTGCGCTGTTGTATCACTTCGGAACTCGCAAACTGTCGTTCCTGAAGAACCGCACCATCCTGGCGGTGGTGCAATCGTTGGCCGATCATCCCGACGTCCGGGCCGCACTCCGTGCGGCCGGCGTCGAGGATTCCCAACAACACCCCTACGTGCACGCGCTCGGCGTGCTTGCCGGTTCCCACATGCTGGTGCCGGCGGAGGAGGAGCGCTCATGA
- a CDS encoding cytochrome P450, which produces MSAPIKDKAAEVFADPTSYADESRLHTALAHLRAHAPVSLVDRAPYRPFWAITKHADIMEIERANDLFINEPRPLLAAAEADDKARELQETGIGLRTLIHMDDPQHRVVRAIGADWFRPKAMRALKVRVDELAKIYVDKMMAAGGECDFVQEVAVNYPLYVIMSLLGLPESDFPRMLSLTQELFGGDDDEFKRGATIEEQLQVLLDFFGYFTALTASRREHPTDDLTSAIANARVDGEPLSDMDTASYYVIIATAGHDTTSATIAGGLQALIDNPDQRNRLRDNLDLMPLATEEMIRWVTPVKEFMRTATVDTTIRGVPIAAGESVYLSYVSGNRDEEIFDDPFRFDVGRDPNKHLAFGYGVHFCLGAALARMEVNSFFTELLPRLKSIELNGDPELISTTFVGGLKHLPIRYELS; this is translated from the coding sequence ATGAGCGCACCCATCAAGGACAAGGCCGCAGAAGTTTTCGCTGATCCGACGTCGTACGCCGACGAATCCCGGCTGCACACGGCGCTGGCCCACCTGCGCGCGCACGCGCCGGTGTCGCTGGTCGACCGCGCGCCATACCGCCCGTTCTGGGCCATCACCAAGCACGCCGACATCATGGAGATCGAGCGGGCCAACGATCTATTCATCAACGAGCCCCGGCCCCTGCTGGCCGCCGCCGAGGCCGACGATAAGGCGCGCGAACTCCAGGAAACCGGCATCGGCTTGCGCACCCTGATCCACATGGACGATCCGCAGCACCGCGTCGTGCGCGCCATCGGCGCGGACTGGTTCCGCCCCAAGGCAATGCGGGCGCTCAAGGTCAGGGTCGACGAGCTGGCCAAGATCTACGTCGACAAGATGATGGCCGCCGGCGGCGAATGTGACTTCGTTCAAGAGGTCGCGGTGAACTATCCGCTCTACGTGATCATGTCGTTGCTCGGTCTGCCGGAGTCCGACTTCCCCCGGATGCTGTCCCTGACGCAGGAGCTGTTCGGCGGTGACGACGACGAGTTCAAGCGCGGCGCGACGATCGAGGAACAGCTCCAAGTGCTACTGGACTTCTTCGGCTACTTCACCGCGCTCACCGCGTCCCGGCGCGAGCACCCGACCGACGACCTGACCTCGGCGATCGCCAACGCCCGCGTGGACGGCGAACCGCTGTCCGACATGGACACCGCCTCCTACTACGTGATCATCGCCACCGCCGGTCACGACACCACCAGCGCGACGATCGCCGGCGGCCTGCAGGCGTTGATCGACAACCCTGACCAACGAAATCGGTTGCGCGACAACCTCGATCTAATGCCCCTGGCCACCGAGGAGATGATCCGCTGGGTGACGCCGGTCAAGGAATTCATGCGGACCGCCACCGTCGACACCACGATCCGCGGCGTGCCGATCGCCGCGGGCGAATCCGTATACCTGTCCTACGTCTCCGGCAACCGCGACGAGGAGATCTTCGACGATCCGTTCCGCTTCGACGTGGGGCGCGACCCGAACAAGCACCTGGCGTTCGGCTACGGCGTGCACTTCTGCCTGGGCGCCGCGCTGGCCCGGATGGAAGTGAACAGCTTCTTCACCGAATTACTACCGCGACTGAAATCGATTGAGCTGAACGGTGATCCGGAGTTGATCTCGACGACGTTCGTCGGCGGGCTCAAGCACCTGCCGATTCGTTACGAGCTTTCGTGA
- the mftC gene encoding mycofactocin radical SAM maturase (MftC is a radical SAM/SPASM enzyme that catalyzes the first two steps in biosynthesis of the electron carrier mycofactocin from the terminal Val-Tyr dipeptide of the precursor peptide MftA.) → MTSTVPRLIEQFEHGLDAPICLTWELTYACNLACVHCLSSSGKRDPRELSTQQCKDIIDELERMQVFYVNIGGGEPTVRPDFWELVDYATAHHVGVKFSTNGVRITPEVAARLAASDYVDVQISLDGATAEVNDAVRGEGSFAMAVRALENLAAAGFKDAKISVVVTRHNVDQLDEFASLASRYGATLRITRLRPSGRGADVWDELHPTPAQQVQLYDWLVARGDGVLTGDSFFHLSGLGEPGALAGLNMCGAGRVVCLIDPIGDVYACPFAIHDRFLAGNTVSDGGFDKVWKDAPLFRELREPQSAGACGSCGHYDSCRGGCMAAKFFTGLPLDGPDPECVEGYGVPALAQERDKPRPAGDHSRTGKRKSGPVPLTLSMPPQRLCNESPV, encoded by the coding sequence ATGACCTCGACGGTGCCACGCCTGATCGAGCAGTTCGAGCACGGCTTGGACGCGCCCATCTGCCTCACCTGGGAGCTGACCTACGCCTGCAACCTGGCCTGCGTGCACTGCCTGTCGTCGTCGGGCAAGCGCGACCCGCGCGAGCTGTCCACGCAGCAGTGCAAGGACATCATCGACGAGCTGGAACGCATGCAGGTGTTCTATGTGAACATCGGTGGCGGCGAACCGACTGTGCGGCCGGACTTTTGGGAGCTGGTCGACTACGCGACGGCGCACCACGTCGGCGTCAAGTTCTCCACCAACGGCGTGCGCATCACCCCCGAGGTGGCCGCCCGCCTGGCCGCCAGCGATTACGTCGACGTGCAGATCTCGCTGGACGGCGCCACTGCCGAGGTCAACGATGCCGTCCGAGGCGAGGGTTCCTTCGCGATGGCCGTGCGGGCGCTGGAGAACCTCGCGGCCGCGGGTTTCAAGGACGCCAAGATCTCGGTGGTGGTGACCCGCCACAACGTCGACCAACTCGACGAATTCGCTTCGCTGGCAAGCCGATACGGCGCCACCCTGCGCATCACCAGGTTGCGGCCCTCGGGTCGCGGTGCCGACGTGTGGGACGAGCTGCACCCGACTCCCGCCCAGCAGGTCCAGCTGTACGACTGGCTGGTGGCCAGGGGCGACGGGGTGCTCACCGGCGACTCGTTCTTCCACCTGTCCGGTCTGGGCGAACCCGGAGCGTTGGCCGGGCTGAACATGTGCGGGGCAGGGCGGGTGGTGTGCCTGATCGACCCGATCGGCGATGTCTACGCCTGCCCGTTCGCAATTCACGACCGCTTCCTGGCCGGAAATACGGTGTCGGACGGCGGTTTTGACAAGGTCTGGAAGGACGCCCCGCTGTTCCGCGAGCTGCGCGAGCCGCAGTCCGCGGGCGCCTGCGGCAGTTGCGGGCACTACGACAGCTGCCGGGGTGGCTGCATGGCGGCCAAGTTCTTCACCGGCCTACCGCTCGACGGTCCCGATCCGGAGTGCGTCGAGGGCTACGGCGTCCCGGCCCTGGCGCAGGAGCGCGACAAGCCGCGTCCGGCCGGCGACCACTCGCGCACCGGCAAGCGCAAGAGCGGTCCGGTGCCGCTGACCCTGAGCATGCCGCCGCAGCGGCTGTGCAACGAGAGCCCGGTCTAG
- the mftF gene encoding mycofactocin biosynthesis glycosyltransferase MftF (Members of this protein family, MftF, are glycosyltransferases, members of PF00535 (glycosyl transferase family 2). The encoding gene is found as part of the mycofactocin cassette, in Mycobacterium tuberculosis, many other Actinobacteria, and occasional members of other lineages. Mycofactocin itself, a putative redox carrier, is a heavily modified derivative of the C-terminal Val-Tyr dipeptide of the mycofactocin precursor MftA (TIGR03969).) codes for MTQTRLPDGFAVQVDRRVRVLGQGSALLGGSPTRILRLAPAAQDMLADGRLKVRDAVSAELARTLLDATVAHPRPAGGPSHRDVTVIIPVRDNVYGLQRLVASLRGLHIVIVDDGSSTPIRPEDFAGLHSDIEVLRHAQSRGPAAARNTGLTACKTGYVAFLDSDVVPRRGWLEALLGHFCDPTVALVAPRIVGLAQTDHLVARYEAVRSSLDLGQREAPVIPYTSVSYVPSAAIICRTSALRDIDGFDESLRSGEDVDLCWRLVEAGARLRYEPIAQVAHDHRTELRDWVARKAFYGGSAAPLSVRHPDKIAPLMISGWALTAWILMALGSSFGYLASLLVAGLTGRRVAKSMQGTETQIWDVVTVASRSLWSAALQLASAICRHYWPVALLAAMLFRPCRRVVLVAAVVDGVVDWASRRQAADDDAQPIGLLTYLLLKRLDDLAYGLGLWYGVLRERNVGPLKPQIRI; via the coding sequence ATGACCCAAACGCGGTTACCGGATGGGTTTGCTGTGCAGGTCGACCGCCGGGTCAGGGTGCTCGGACAGGGCTCGGCTTTGCTGGGCGGATCGCCCACCCGCATCCTGCGGCTGGCGCCCGCCGCCCAGGACATGCTCGCCGACGGCCGGCTCAAGGTCCGCGACGCGGTGAGCGCTGAACTGGCCCGCACGTTGCTCGACGCCACCGTGGCGCACCCGCGGCCCGCGGGTGGCCCGTCACACCGCGACGTCACCGTCATTATTCCGGTGCGCGACAACGTATATGGACTGCAGCGCCTGGTCGCCTCGCTACGGGGTCTGCACATCGTGATCGTGGACGACGGGTCGTCGACGCCGATCCGGCCGGAAGACTTCGCCGGGTTGCACAGCGACATCGAGGTCCTGCGGCACGCGCAGAGCAGGGGCCCGGCCGCGGCCCGCAACACCGGACTCACGGCCTGCAAGACGGGCTACGTGGCGTTTCTCGACTCCGACGTCGTTCCGCGCCGCGGTTGGCTCGAGGCGCTGCTCGGGCATTTCTGCGACCCGACCGTGGCCCTGGTCGCCCCGCGCATCGTCGGCCTCGCCCAGACCGATCACCTGGTCGCCCGCTACGAGGCGGTGCGTTCGTCGCTCGACCTGGGTCAACGGGAAGCTCCGGTGATTCCCTACACCAGCGTCTCCTACGTGCCGAGCGCCGCAATCATTTGCCGCACTTCGGCTTTGCGGGATATCGACGGCTTCGACGAGAGCCTGCGTTCTGGTGAGGATGTCGACCTGTGCTGGCGGCTGGTCGAAGCCGGTGCCCGGCTGCGCTACGAGCCGATTGCCCAAGTGGCACATGACCATCGGACCGAATTGCGCGATTGGGTTGCGCGCAAAGCGTTTTACGGTGGTTCGGCCGCTCCGCTCTCGGTTCGTCACCCGGACAAGATCGCGCCGCTGATGATCTCGGGATGGGCGCTGACGGCGTGGATCCTGATGGCGCTCGGCTCCAGCTTCGGTTACCTGGCTTCCCTGCTTGTCGCGGGCCTCACCGGGCGCCGGGTCGCGAAAAGCATGCAGGGCACCGAGACTCAGATCTGGGACGTCGTCACCGTGGCATCGCGCAGCTTGTGGTCGGCGGCCTTGCAGTTGGCGTCGGCGATCTGTCGGCACTACTGGCCGGTCGCGCTGCTGGCGGCGATGCTGTTCCGCCCGTGCCGCCGGGTCGTCCTGGTCGCCGCCGTCGTCGACGGGGTGGTGGACTGGGCGAGTCGCCGCCAAGCCGCCGACGACGACGCTCAGCCGATCGGCCTGCTGACATACCTGCTGCTCAAGCGCCTCGACGACCTGGCCTACGGCCTCGGCCTGTGGTACGGCGTGCTGCGCGAGCGCAATGTGGGCCCGCTCAAGCCGCAGATTCGGATCTGA
- the mftR gene encoding mycofactocin system transcriptional regulator (MftR, the mycofactocin system transcriptional regulator, is an uncharacterized TetR family DNA-binding transcription factor. Its role is inferred by context. It occurs as part of the biosynthesis locus for mycofactocin, a partially characterized electron carrier derived from the terminal Val-Tyr dipeptide of the precursor peptide MftA, through a radical SAM enzyme-mediated process.), with protein sequence MAQQQPRVGRRRATTPQHISDVAIGLFSERGFAEVSVDDVARAAGIARRSLFRYYASKNAIPWGDFDAHLQHLSELLDGVDPDMPLGDALRSALLSFNTFDDSETARHRQRMRVILQTPELQAYSMTMYAGWREVIAGFVARRSAGKTADLRPQTVAWMMLGVALSAYEYWLDDESVSLPQALGDAFDVVRAGLKDL encoded by the coding sequence ATGGCGCAGCAGCAGCCGCGGGTCGGCCGACGCCGAGCCACCACTCCGCAACACATCTCGGACGTGGCCATCGGGCTGTTCAGTGAGCGCGGGTTCGCGGAGGTCAGCGTCGACGACGTCGCCCGCGCTGCCGGCATCGCACGCCGGAGCCTGTTCCGCTACTACGCGTCGAAGAACGCGATCCCCTGGGGCGACTTCGACGCTCACCTGCAGCACCTGAGCGAACTGCTGGACGGCGTCGACCCGGACATGCCGCTCGGTGACGCTTTACGGTCTGCGCTGTTGTCGTTCAACACTTTTGACGATTCCGAGACGGCCCGGCACCGGCAGCGGATGCGGGTCATCCTGCAAACGCCTGAGCTGCAAGCGTATTCGATGACGATGTACGCCGGATGGCGCGAAGTGATCGCGGGGTTCGTCGCGCGCCGGTCCGCCGGCAAGACCGCTGACCTGCGGCCGCAGACCGTCGCGTGGATGATGCTCGGCGTCGCGCTGAGCGCCTATGAGTACTGGCTGGATGACGAATCGGTCTCGTTACCGCAAGCATTGGGCGATGCCTTTGACGTGGTGCGCGCCGGGCTGAAGGATCTATAG
- a CDS encoding TetR/AcrR family transcriptional regulator, producing MTVDAVTRGANVARATLYRHFPSGNDLLAAAFSGLIPPAPTPSDEGTLRDRLIAVVLDFGKSIAERPSMVMAMSWLALGRDLEHLPESDHSRTADSPAISTLRQRIAQQYAAPFDAIFDSPAAAELGDIDRTRAIALLIGPAVLGRLSTLPDFDYRDCAQAAVDGFLHVQRAQNEAVTKARNESAGA from the coding sequence GTGACCGTGGACGCCGTGACGCGGGGCGCCAACGTCGCCCGCGCCACCCTCTACCGCCACTTCCCGAGCGGAAATGACTTGCTCGCAGCGGCTTTCAGCGGCTTGATACCTCCCGCGCCGACACCGTCGGACGAGGGCACCCTGCGCGATCGGTTGATCGCGGTCGTCCTGGACTTCGGCAAGTCGATCGCCGAGCGGCCGAGCATGGTGATGGCGATGAGCTGGCTGGCGCTGGGGCGCGACCTGGAGCACCTGCCGGAATCGGATCACAGCCGGACCGCCGACAGCCCCGCGATCAGCACCCTGCGTCAGCGCATCGCCCAGCAGTACGCGGCCCCATTTGACGCCATCTTCGACAGCCCCGCCGCCGCCGAACTCGGCGACATCGACCGCACCCGGGCGATCGCGCTGCTGATCGGCCCGGCGGTGCTGGGCCGGCTGTCGACCCTGCCCGACTTCGACTACCGTGACTGCGCGCAGGCCGCCGTCGACGGCTTCCTGCATGTGCAACGCGCCCAGAACGAAGCGGTCACGAAAGCTCGTAACGAATCGGCAGGTGCTTGA
- the mftD gene encoding pre-mycofactocin synthase MftD (MftD, an enzyme found in the mycofactocin biosynthesis locus, performs an oxidative deamination of 3-amino-5-[(p-hydroxyphenyl)methyl]-4,4-dimethyl-2-pyrrolidinone (AHDP). The resulting compound, now called pre-mycofactocin (PMFT), is a biologically active redox cofactor that can oxidize the non-exchangeable NADH of TIGR03971 family SDR-type oxidoreductases.), with protein sequence MARDVWFETVAIAQQRAKKRLPKSSYSALVAASEKGLTVADNVESFGELGFAPHVVGALEKRDLSTTVMGQEISLPVLISPTGVQAVDPDGEVAVARAAAARGTAMGLSSFASKPIEDVIAANPKLFFQVYWSGGRDVIAQRVERARAAGAVGLIVTTDWSFSHGRDWGSPKIPEQMNLRTMLRMSPEVITRPGWLWRFGKTLRPPDLRVPNLAARGEPGPPFFAAYGEWMTTPPPTWADIAWLRELWGGPFMLKGVMRLDDAKRAVDAGVSAISVSNHGGNNLDGTPASIRALPAVADAVGDQVEVLLDGGIRRGSDVVKALALGARAVMIGRAYLWGLAAAGQPGVENVLDIMHSGIDSALMGLGRASVHDLNRDDVLVPDGFTRTLGAS encoded by the coding sequence GTGGCCCGTGACGTCTGGTTCGAGACGGTCGCGATCGCGCAGCAACGCGCGAAGAAGCGGCTGCCGAAGTCGTCGTACTCCGCGCTGGTGGCCGCCAGCGAAAAGGGGTTGACGGTCGCCGACAACGTCGAGTCGTTCGGCGAGCTCGGCTTCGCGCCGCATGTGGTCGGTGCGCTCGAGAAGCGTGACCTCTCGACAACCGTTATGGGACAAGAGATCTCGCTGCCGGTGCTGATCTCGCCGACCGGCGTCCAGGCCGTCGACCCGGACGGCGAGGTAGCCGTCGCACGCGCCGCCGCGGCCCGCGGAACCGCCATGGGACTGTCGTCATTCGCCAGCAAGCCGATCGAGGACGTGATCGCCGCCAACCCGAAGCTGTTCTTCCAGGTCTACTGGTCTGGCGGGCGCGACGTGATCGCGCAGCGCGTCGAGCGTGCCCGCGCGGCCGGTGCGGTCGGATTGATCGTGACCACCGACTGGTCCTTCTCGCACGGCCGCGATTGGGGCAGCCCGAAGATCCCGGAGCAGATGAACCTGCGCACCATGTTGCGGATGTCACCCGAGGTCATCACCCGGCCCGGCTGGCTGTGGCGATTCGGCAAGACGCTGCGGCCCCCGGACCTGCGGGTGCCCAACCTGGCGGCTCGCGGCGAGCCCGGCCCACCGTTCTTCGCGGCGTACGGCGAGTGGATGACGACGCCACCGCCGACCTGGGCGGACATCGCCTGGCTGCGCGAGCTGTGGGGCGGCCCGTTCATGCTGAAGGGCGTCATGCGCCTCGATGACGCGAAAAGGGCTGTGGACGCGGGCGTTTCGGCAATCTCGGTGTCCAATCACGGCGGCAACAACCTGGATGGAACGCCGGCGTCAATTCGGGCGCTGCCCGCCGTCGCGGACGCGGTCGGCGACCAGGTCGAGGTTTTGCTGGACGGCGGTATCCGGCGTGGCAGCGATGTCGTGAAGGCGCTGGCACTGGGCGCCCGCGCCGTGATGATCGGCCGCGCATATCTGTGGGGCCTCGCCGCGGCCGGGCAGCCCGGGGTGGAGAACGTGCTCGACATCATGCACAGCGGAATCGACTCGGCCTTGATGGGCCTCGGCCGCGCATCGGTGCACGACCTCAACCGCGACGACGTCCTGGTGCCGGACGGCTTCACCCGTACTCTCGGGGCGAGCTAG